A window of Heptranchias perlo isolate sHepPer1 chromosome 43, sHepPer1.hap1, whole genome shotgun sequence contains these coding sequences:
- the LOC137306378 gene encoding phospholipase A and acyltransferase 3-like: protein MGNLNESASPKEGDLIEISRPLYKHWAIYVGNGEVIHLTGDGGSMDFIIGSSSSAITAVIKRERLTEVAGNYPYRINNSSDRIWTPFPVDQIIKRAEAKLGNKEKYKITAANCEHFVNEVRYNMAVSNQVMEAVAAGVGLGVGVGAAGVGVGVGAAGVGVGVGAAFWGGVGAGVDAVDAAFHGGGDGDAAFWGGVGAVGAVVGTVVGTAVSGFVRVVRVVGATGASVHGFVTGTSRPSADERVHSVAV from the exons GAATCCGCAAGTCCCAAggaaggagatttgattgaaataTCCCGACCTTTATATAAACACTGGGCCATTTATGTCGGAAATGGAGAGGTCATCCACTTAACTGGAG ATGGCGGGTCTATGGATTTCATCATTGGATCCTCCAGCTCTGCAATAACCGCTGTGATTAAGAGAGAAAGACTCACTGAGGTCGCTGGAAATTATCCCTACCGTATCAACAACAGTTCTGACAGGATATGGACACCGTTTCCTGTTGACCAAATAATAAAAAGAGCAGAAGCAAAGCTTGGAAACAAGGAGAAGTACAAAATAACAGCAGCAAACTGTGAACACTTTGTCAATGAAGTTCGGTATAATATGGCAGTGTCGAATCAG GTCATGGAAGCTGTTGCTGCTGGTGTCGgtttgggtgtgggtgtgggtgctgCTGGTgtcggtgtgggtgtgggtgctgctggtgttggtgtgggtgtgggtgctgCTTTTTGGGGCGGTGTTGGTGCTGGTGTTGATGCTGTTGATGCTGCTTTTCACGGTGGTGGCGATGGTGATGCTGCTTTTTGGGGCGGTGTTGGTGCAGTTGGTGCAGTTGTTGGGACTGTTGTTGGTACTGCGGTTAGCGGTTTTGTTCGTGTTGTTCGTGTGGTTGGTGCGACTGGTGCTTCGGTTCATGGTTTTGTTACTGGAACTTCGAGACCTTCGGCTGATGAGCGAGTGCATTCGGTTGCTGTATAA